Proteins encoded within one genomic window of Oncorhynchus tshawytscha isolate Ot180627B linkage group LG02, Otsh_v2.0, whole genome shotgun sequence:
- the LOC112216190 gene encoding nck-associated protein 5-like isoform X2, whose protein sequence is MESEETELRDCDEAFESEEGDVEPYLEEPASSRELLERLRELEADNSVLALANESQREAYERCLDEVANHVVQALLSQKDLREECIKLKMRVFDLERQNRTLTELFAQKLHPQDSSLQQLQLVSVPEHSTEPLTMDSGKLLVSQSHRELKSNWDHTQNGTAGLAPAPATSIEALSPFFKKKAHILEVLRKLEESDPLKFHPSSCLSPHHDLGQALVSMERDQMSLMSSVGLPSSQRLVAHPSSRCHFSSSDSDNHDYTNREGALQEDHALHKQHQHRDCQSCQMLSQKSSLDSLLKCAKVHGAAHPGRVESLNGQAWAEDQGALAPSTGLPQAAALPHLLSTGSTSQCYMHKTAVDSLEQPPELLVSSDPISSLIEANLNGMLRKETRNFQRHKDRHPFGKPLPRAEVQPSHSEDVKHTSLTQNRDSPEECCYLEEEAASVAHNVNNSLHTPTSHTDPVATETAPGYQEEPEVSEQVCNGLYFSSNETSVCKKVAVEFYSPAPVPERTSSAQALPPSGKSKLALSPTFSTGLGEVKPSTISSPSRLLKFLKIPTGMNQAQPGNPLRLSPQLTRSSKIPCRNNNNYEVYHSPVLTRKATTTEREKQLSSSPYTATHSAPTSPPKPEDIAGPPPTVKEIAFSSHFAPKPSHSTKAAPPSSSSSHTQRGSQKVAHYEKVCMSDGTPQYLPYTQPEGLVDKQQQEENLLSHPSSQHPDSSPEPDDQDTDQDTDQDTDQDTDQDTDQGTDQGTDSESPVWHKPHQHFSLPSSSSSAASKAHSSRPSYSSMRDRHQEHRATLEPSQPICEPPQPTQSAARQGDRSPGSSTPKRLVQGKPQSESSHHPFKERLAALGKLKSTENLPVGAQPMDKKDAQSNVGKPPTNNIEKSKTAERQGERTGTEQHRHQKYTDSLEGKQYPKTSLCSHPRVPGPIHESGAKSSATPSSIPKAEQESSFSPRIYVAKADGPKIKMGTLSSNTETSSVVRSYGKCPITRSHHSKTTPSPQNSPTKVSSKSPSKVGQASSYPRGVRPAHEDRALAQRHLPRLEDKSKLLASKKKTFVHAESFPPPPPLPPRSSTEAIMKNDKKQYSSGPPVPQSAIEQKVMRGIEENMLKLQEQDRGQLVEPKQKASNGIASWFGLRKSKLPALSRKPEVSKLKNNMSSSPSSSSASGGGAKDFKSGGPRKVVESLNISMLMEKAEDLRKALEEERAYVNGVGMDRSGRGHSCEVVMDQAQGQLSLMYRGVTADNFMQQLLNRVDERGAIPTTFGMAHRRLSFDSKRSRPIFGHQRDGISHTKSRDEMDQASDMIGKDEVTSDESLAESISSQHITGSGASMRTLDSGIGTFPMPDYASNAAGKSITKGKPQGEQGFSGSQGKHGAKMKVSRKAHTLERELSSLDEVNPSILYGSGLEGKGPNMHLSSTIHEDIDAYGAHMQNPPTKDWTFPNLKGSAGVSDVYLDVVGDPGSQRTPSRRSLKQCVPQGPLAADPCSLPLPPQTGLSTLGKERMPSAPEVGKDRGLELVKERPEDIMSPRETPESLSDSLYDSLSSCGSQG, encoded by the exons AGCAATTGGGACCACACACAGAACGGAACAGCCGGCTTGGCCCCGGCCCCTGCCACCTCCATAGAGGCCCTGTCTCCGTTCTTCAAAAAGAAAGCACACATCCTGGAAGTATTGCGCAAGCTGGAGGAGTCGGACCCCCTCAAGTTCCACCCCTCCTCCTGCCTGTCCCCACACCACGACCTGGGTCAGGCGCTGGTTTCCATGGAAAGAGACCAGATGTCCCTGATGTCCTCTGTGGGGTTACCCTCTTCTCAGCGCCTGGTAGCACATCCCTCGTCACGCTGCCACTTCTCCAGCTCAGACTCGGACAACCATGATTATACCAACAGAGAAGGGGCTCTCCAGGAGGACCATGCCCTGCACAAACAGCACCAGCACAGGGACTGCCAGTCCTGCCAAATGCTCTCCCAGAAGAGTAGCCTGGACAGCCTGCTGAAGTGTGCCAAGGTCCACGGCGCCGCACACCCGGGCAGAGTGGAGAGCCTCAACGGGCAGGCCTGGGCAGAGGACCAGGGGGCGTTGGCACCGAGCACAGGCCTTCCCCAGGCAGCagctctcccccacctcctctctactGGCAGCACAAGCCAGTGCTACATGCACAAAACAGCAGTGGACTCTCTAGAGCAGCCTCCAGAACTTCTGGTTTCTTCTGATCCAATCTCCTCGCTAATCGAAGCCAACCTCAACGGGATGCTACGGAAGGAGACCAGGAACTTtcaaagacacaaagacaggcATCCGTTTGGCAAACCGCTGCCTCGGGCTGAGGTGCAACCCTCTCACAGTGAGGATGTGAAGCACACGTCGCTGACCCAAAACAGGGACAGTCCGGAGGAGTGCTGCTACCTGGAAGAAGAGGCTGCATCAGTGGCACACAATGTGAACAACAGCCTGCACACCCCTACCTCACATACAGACCCCGTTGCCACGGAGACAGCCCCAGGGTATCAAGAGGAGCCAGAAGTGAGCGAGCAGGTCTGCAACGGGCTCTACTTCTCCTCCAATGAGACGTCTGTCTGCAAGAAGGTGGCGGTGGAGTTTTACTCACCAGCCCCGGTTCCCGAGAGGACCAGCTCAGCTCAGGCCCTGCCTCCCTCTGGCAAGAGCAAGCTTGCACTCAGCCCCACCTTTTCCACAGGCCTAGGTGAAGTCAAGCCCTCCACCATTTCCTCCCCGTCCCGGCTGCTCAAGTTCCTGAAGATCCCGACGGGGATGAACCAGGCACAACCAGGCAACCCCCTCCGTCTAAGTCCCCAGCTCACCCGCAGCTCCAAGATCCCCTGCAGGAACAACAACAACTATGAGGTGTACCACTCACCTGTCCTGACCCGCAAAGCCACCACCACGGAGAGGGAGAAGCAGCTGTCCTCATCCCCCTACACTGCCACACACTCTGCCCCCACCTCGCCACCCAAGCCAGAGGACATTGCGGGCCCCCCTCCCACAGTCAAGGAGATAGCTTTCAGCAGCCACTTTGCGCCCAAACCCAGCCACAGTACAAAGGcagcccccccctcctcctcctcttctcacacACAAAGGGGCTCTCAGAAGGTGGCTCACTACGAGAAAGTCTGCATGTCAGATGGGACGCCCCAGTACCTCCCTTACACCCAACCTGAGGGGCTTGTAGacaagcagcagcaggaggagaacCTCCTCAGCCACCCATCTTCACAGCACCCTGACTCATCCCCAGAACCAGATGACCAGGACACTGACCAGGACACTGACCAGGACACTGACCAGGACACTGACCAGGACACTGACCAGGGCACTGACCAGGGCACTGACTCAGAAAGCCCTGTCTGGCACAAACCCCACCAACACTTCAGCCtaccctcctcgtcctcctccgcTGCTAGTAAAGCACACAGTAGTCGCCCCAGCTACTCCAGCATGAGGGACAGGCACCAGGAGCACCGTGCAACTCTGGAGCCCAGTCAGCCAATCTGTGAACCCCCCCAGCCAACCCAGTCTGCAGCCAGGCAAGGTGACCGGTCGCCTGGGTCTTCCACCCCCAAGAGGCTGGTGCAGGGAAAACCCCAGAGTGAGTCCAGTCACCACCCATTCAAAGAGCGCCTGGCTGCTCTGGGGAAACTGAAGAGCACAGAGAACCTGCCAGTAGGCGCACAGCCCATGGACAAGAAGGATGCACAAAGTAACGTGGGTAAACCCCCCACCAACAATATTGAGAAAAGCAAGACTGCTGAAAGGCAAGGCGAGAGAACTGGGACAGAGCAGCACAGACATCAGAAATACACTGATTCCCTGGAAGGGAAGCAATACCCCAAAACCAGCCTCTGCAGTCACCCCAGGGTGCCAGGTCCAATACATGAATCAGGTGCCAAATCATCAGCTACCCCATCATCCATACCCAAGGCAGAGCAGGAGTCATCATTCTCTCCCCGGATATATGTAGCAAAAGCAGATGGTCCAAAGATCAAGATGGGCACATTATCCTCCAATACAGAGACCTCTTCCGTGGTGAGGAGCTATGGGAAGTGCCCCATCACCCGGAGCCACCACAGTAAAACTACCCCTAGCCCTCAAAACAGCCCCACTAAAGTTTCCTCAAAGTCCCCTTCAAAGGTCGGCCAGGCTTCCTCTTACCCCCGAGGGGTCAGGCCTGCTCATGAGGACCGCGCCCTGGCTCAGAGACACCTGCCCAGGCTGGAGGACAAAAGCAAACTCCTGGCCAGCAAGAAGAAGACCTTCGTCCATGCAGAGAGCTtcccgcctcctcctcctctgccacCGCGGTCGTCTACTGAAGCCATCATGAAAAACGACAAGAAGCAGTACTCGTCCGGCCCACCAGTGCCCCAGTCGGCCATCGAGCAGAAAGTAATGCGTGGCATCGAGGAGAACATGCTTAAGCTGCAGGAGCAGGACCGGGGCCAGTTGGTTGAGCCCAAGCAAAAGGCTTCCAACGGCATCGCCAGCTGGTTCGGCCTGAGGAAAAGCAAGCTCCCCGCCCTCAGCCGTAAACCAGAAGTGTCCAAGCTCAAGAACAATATGTCATCCTCTCCTTCGTCGTCCTCTGCCTCCGGCGGAGGGGCTAAGGACTTTAAGTCAGGTGGGCCCCGGAAGGTGGTGGAGAGCCTGAACATCTCCATGCTGATGGAGAAGGCAGAGGACCTGCGGAAGGCATTGGAGGAGGAGCGGGCATATGTGAACGGGGTCGGGATGGACCGCTCCGGCAGGGGCCACTCCTGTGAGGTGGTGATGGACCAGGCCCAGGGCCAACTGTCACTCATGTACAGAGGAGTGACCGCAGACAACTTCATGCAGCAGCTCCTCAACAG GGTGGACGAGAGGGGAGCTATACCTACCACCTTTGGAATGGCACACAGACGCCTCTCCTTTGACTCGAAGAGGTCGCGGCCCATCTTCGGTCACCAGAGGGATGGGATCAGCCACACAAAGAGCAGGGACGAGATGGACCAG gcttctgatATGATTGGCAAGGATGAGGTCACATCAGACGAGAGCTTGGCAGAGTCCATTAGTTCCCAGCACATTACAG GTTCTGGTGCATCCATGCGTACCCTCGACAGTGGCATCGGCACGTTCCCCATGCCAGACTATGCCAGTAATGCAGCAGGGAAGAGCATCACTAAGGGGAAGCCACAGGGAGAGCAAGGGTTTTCAGGTTCCCAGGGGAAACATGGGGCCAAGATGAAAGTTTCGCGGAAAGCCCATACGCTGGAGAGAGAGCTGTCATCTCTGGATGAAGTCAACCCATCTATCCTGTATGGCTCAGGACTGGAGGGAAAAGGTCCCAACATGCACCTGTCCAGCACCATCCATGAGG ACATTGATGCCTACGGGGCTCATATGCAAAATCCCCCAACCAAGGACTGGACCTTTCCCAACCTGAAAGGCTCTGCAGGAGTCAGTGATGTTTACCTGGATGTGGTGGGAGACCCGGGCAGCCAGAGGACCCCCTCCAGAAGG aGTTTGAAACAGTGTGTCCCCCAGGGCCCCCTGGCTGCTGACCCATGCAGCCTCCCCCTGCCACCCCAGACGGGGCTCAGCACACTGGGTAAGGAGAGGATGCCCAGTGCCCCAGAGGTGGGAAAGGACAGAGGGCTGGAGCTGGTGAAGGAGAGACCAGAAGATATCATGTCCCCGAGAGAGACGCCCGAATCCCTCAGTGACTCCCTCTACGACAGCCTGTCCTCCTGTGGCAGCCAGGGCTGA
- the LOC112216190 gene encoding nck-associated protein 5-like isoform X1, producing MESEETELRDCDEAFESEEGDVEPYLEEPASSRELLERLRELEADNSVLALANESQREAYERCLDEVANHVVQALLSQKDLREECIKLKMRVFDLERQNRTLTELFAQKLHPQDSSLQQLQLVSVPEHSTEPLTMDSGKLLVSQSHRELKSNWDHTQNGTAGLAPAPATSIEALSPFFKKKAHILEVLRKLEESDPLKFHPSSCLSPHHDLGQALVSMERDQMSLMSSVGLPSSQRLVAHPSSRCHFSSSDSDNHDYTNREGALQEDHALHKQHQHRDCQSCQMLSQKSSLDSLLKCAKVHGAAHPGRVESLNGQAWAEDQGALAPSTGLPQAAALPHLLSTGSTSQCYMHKTAVDSLEQPPELLVSSDPISSLIEANLNGMLRKETRNFQRHKDRHPFGKPLPRAEVQPSHSEDVKHTSLTQNRDSPEECCYLEEEAASVAHNVNNSLHTPTSHTDPVATETAPGYQEEPEVSEQVCNGLYFSSNETSVCKKVAVEFYSPAPVPERTSSAQALPPSGKSKLALSPTFSTGLGEVKPSTISSPSRLLKFLKIPTGMNQAQPGNPLRLSPQLTRSSKIPCRNNNNYEVYHSPVLTRKATTTEREKQLSSSPYTATHSAPTSPPKPEDIAGPPPTVKEIAFSSHFAPKPSHSTKAAPPSSSSSHTQRGSQKVAHYEKVCMSDGTPQYLPYTQPEGLVDKQQQEENLLSHPSSQHPDSSPEPDDQDTDQDTDQDTDQDTDQDTDQGTDQGTDSESPVWHKPHQHFSLPSSSSSAASKAHSSRPSYSSMRDRHQEHRATLEPSQPICEPPQPTQSAARQGDRSPGSSTPKRLVQGKPQSESSHHPFKERLAALGKLKSTENLPVGAQPMDKKDAQSNVGKPPTNNIEKSKTAERQGERTGTEQHRHQKYTDSLEGKQYPKTSLCSHPRVPGPIHESGAKSSATPSSIPKAEQESSFSPRIYVAKADGPKIKMGTLSSNTETSSVVRSYGKCPITRSHHSKTTPSPQNSPTKVSSKSPSKVGQASSYPRGVRPAHEDRALAQRHLPRLEDKSKLLASKKKTFVHAESFPPPPPLPPRSSTEAIMKNDKKQYSSGPPVPQSAIEQKVMRGIEENMLKLQEQDRGQLVEPKQKASNGIASWFGLRKSKLPALSRKPEVSKLKNNMSSSPSSSSASGGGAKDFKSGGPRKVVESLNISMLMEKAEDLRKALEEERAYVNGVGMDRSGRGHSCEVVMDQAQGQLSLMYRGVTADNFMQQLLNSPSTSCSGNRVDERGAIPTTFGMAHRRLSFDSKRSRPIFGHQRDGISHTKSRDEMDQASDMIGKDEVTSDESLAESISSQHITGSGASMRTLDSGIGTFPMPDYASNAAGKSITKGKPQGEQGFSGSQGKHGAKMKVSRKAHTLERELSSLDEVNPSILYGSGLEGKGPNMHLSSTIHEDIDAYGAHMQNPPTKDWTFPNLKGSAGVSDVYLDVVGDPGSQRTPSRRSLKQCVPQGPLAADPCSLPLPPQTGLSTLGKERMPSAPEVGKDRGLELVKERPEDIMSPRETPESLSDSLYDSLSSCGSQG from the exons AGCAATTGGGACCACACACAGAACGGAACAGCCGGCTTGGCCCCGGCCCCTGCCACCTCCATAGAGGCCCTGTCTCCGTTCTTCAAAAAGAAAGCACACATCCTGGAAGTATTGCGCAAGCTGGAGGAGTCGGACCCCCTCAAGTTCCACCCCTCCTCCTGCCTGTCCCCACACCACGACCTGGGTCAGGCGCTGGTTTCCATGGAAAGAGACCAGATGTCCCTGATGTCCTCTGTGGGGTTACCCTCTTCTCAGCGCCTGGTAGCACATCCCTCGTCACGCTGCCACTTCTCCAGCTCAGACTCGGACAACCATGATTATACCAACAGAGAAGGGGCTCTCCAGGAGGACCATGCCCTGCACAAACAGCACCAGCACAGGGACTGCCAGTCCTGCCAAATGCTCTCCCAGAAGAGTAGCCTGGACAGCCTGCTGAAGTGTGCCAAGGTCCACGGCGCCGCACACCCGGGCAGAGTGGAGAGCCTCAACGGGCAGGCCTGGGCAGAGGACCAGGGGGCGTTGGCACCGAGCACAGGCCTTCCCCAGGCAGCagctctcccccacctcctctctactGGCAGCACAAGCCAGTGCTACATGCACAAAACAGCAGTGGACTCTCTAGAGCAGCCTCCAGAACTTCTGGTTTCTTCTGATCCAATCTCCTCGCTAATCGAAGCCAACCTCAACGGGATGCTACGGAAGGAGACCAGGAACTTtcaaagacacaaagacaggcATCCGTTTGGCAAACCGCTGCCTCGGGCTGAGGTGCAACCCTCTCACAGTGAGGATGTGAAGCACACGTCGCTGACCCAAAACAGGGACAGTCCGGAGGAGTGCTGCTACCTGGAAGAAGAGGCTGCATCAGTGGCACACAATGTGAACAACAGCCTGCACACCCCTACCTCACATACAGACCCCGTTGCCACGGAGACAGCCCCAGGGTATCAAGAGGAGCCAGAAGTGAGCGAGCAGGTCTGCAACGGGCTCTACTTCTCCTCCAATGAGACGTCTGTCTGCAAGAAGGTGGCGGTGGAGTTTTACTCACCAGCCCCGGTTCCCGAGAGGACCAGCTCAGCTCAGGCCCTGCCTCCCTCTGGCAAGAGCAAGCTTGCACTCAGCCCCACCTTTTCCACAGGCCTAGGTGAAGTCAAGCCCTCCACCATTTCCTCCCCGTCCCGGCTGCTCAAGTTCCTGAAGATCCCGACGGGGATGAACCAGGCACAACCAGGCAACCCCCTCCGTCTAAGTCCCCAGCTCACCCGCAGCTCCAAGATCCCCTGCAGGAACAACAACAACTATGAGGTGTACCACTCACCTGTCCTGACCCGCAAAGCCACCACCACGGAGAGGGAGAAGCAGCTGTCCTCATCCCCCTACACTGCCACACACTCTGCCCCCACCTCGCCACCCAAGCCAGAGGACATTGCGGGCCCCCCTCCCACAGTCAAGGAGATAGCTTTCAGCAGCCACTTTGCGCCCAAACCCAGCCACAGTACAAAGGcagcccccccctcctcctcctcttctcacacACAAAGGGGCTCTCAGAAGGTGGCTCACTACGAGAAAGTCTGCATGTCAGATGGGACGCCCCAGTACCTCCCTTACACCCAACCTGAGGGGCTTGTAGacaagcagcagcaggaggagaacCTCCTCAGCCACCCATCTTCACAGCACCCTGACTCATCCCCAGAACCAGATGACCAGGACACTGACCAGGACACTGACCAGGACACTGACCAGGACACTGACCAGGACACTGACCAGGGCACTGACCAGGGCACTGACTCAGAAAGCCCTGTCTGGCACAAACCCCACCAACACTTCAGCCtaccctcctcgtcctcctccgcTGCTAGTAAAGCACACAGTAGTCGCCCCAGCTACTCCAGCATGAGGGACAGGCACCAGGAGCACCGTGCAACTCTGGAGCCCAGTCAGCCAATCTGTGAACCCCCCCAGCCAACCCAGTCTGCAGCCAGGCAAGGTGACCGGTCGCCTGGGTCTTCCACCCCCAAGAGGCTGGTGCAGGGAAAACCCCAGAGTGAGTCCAGTCACCACCCATTCAAAGAGCGCCTGGCTGCTCTGGGGAAACTGAAGAGCACAGAGAACCTGCCAGTAGGCGCACAGCCCATGGACAAGAAGGATGCACAAAGTAACGTGGGTAAACCCCCCACCAACAATATTGAGAAAAGCAAGACTGCTGAAAGGCAAGGCGAGAGAACTGGGACAGAGCAGCACAGACATCAGAAATACACTGATTCCCTGGAAGGGAAGCAATACCCCAAAACCAGCCTCTGCAGTCACCCCAGGGTGCCAGGTCCAATACATGAATCAGGTGCCAAATCATCAGCTACCCCATCATCCATACCCAAGGCAGAGCAGGAGTCATCATTCTCTCCCCGGATATATGTAGCAAAAGCAGATGGTCCAAAGATCAAGATGGGCACATTATCCTCCAATACAGAGACCTCTTCCGTGGTGAGGAGCTATGGGAAGTGCCCCATCACCCGGAGCCACCACAGTAAAACTACCCCTAGCCCTCAAAACAGCCCCACTAAAGTTTCCTCAAAGTCCCCTTCAAAGGTCGGCCAGGCTTCCTCTTACCCCCGAGGGGTCAGGCCTGCTCATGAGGACCGCGCCCTGGCTCAGAGACACCTGCCCAGGCTGGAGGACAAAAGCAAACTCCTGGCCAGCAAGAAGAAGACCTTCGTCCATGCAGAGAGCTtcccgcctcctcctcctctgccacCGCGGTCGTCTACTGAAGCCATCATGAAAAACGACAAGAAGCAGTACTCGTCCGGCCCACCAGTGCCCCAGTCGGCCATCGAGCAGAAAGTAATGCGTGGCATCGAGGAGAACATGCTTAAGCTGCAGGAGCAGGACCGGGGCCAGTTGGTTGAGCCCAAGCAAAAGGCTTCCAACGGCATCGCCAGCTGGTTCGGCCTGAGGAAAAGCAAGCTCCCCGCCCTCAGCCGTAAACCAGAAGTGTCCAAGCTCAAGAACAATATGTCATCCTCTCCTTCGTCGTCCTCTGCCTCCGGCGGAGGGGCTAAGGACTTTAAGTCAGGTGGGCCCCGGAAGGTGGTGGAGAGCCTGAACATCTCCATGCTGATGGAGAAGGCAGAGGACCTGCGGAAGGCATTGGAGGAGGAGCGGGCATATGTGAACGGGGTCGGGATGGACCGCTCCGGCAGGGGCCACTCCTGTGAGGTGGTGATGGACCAGGCCCAGGGCCAACTGTCACTCATGTACAGAGGAGTGACCGCAGACAACTTCATGCAGCAGCTCCTCAACAG TCCCTCGACGTCTTGTTCTGGAAACAGGGTGGACGAGAGGGGAGCTATACCTACCACCTTTGGAATGGCACACAGACGCCTCTCCTTTGACTCGAAGAGGTCGCGGCCCATCTTCGGTCACCAGAGGGATGGGATCAGCCACACAAAGAGCAGGGACGAGATGGACCAG gcttctgatATGATTGGCAAGGATGAGGTCACATCAGACGAGAGCTTGGCAGAGTCCATTAGTTCCCAGCACATTACAG GTTCTGGTGCATCCATGCGTACCCTCGACAGTGGCATCGGCACGTTCCCCATGCCAGACTATGCCAGTAATGCAGCAGGGAAGAGCATCACTAAGGGGAAGCCACAGGGAGAGCAAGGGTTTTCAGGTTCCCAGGGGAAACATGGGGCCAAGATGAAAGTTTCGCGGAAAGCCCATACGCTGGAGAGAGAGCTGTCATCTCTGGATGAAGTCAACCCATCTATCCTGTATGGCTCAGGACTGGAGGGAAAAGGTCCCAACATGCACCTGTCCAGCACCATCCATGAGG ACATTGATGCCTACGGGGCTCATATGCAAAATCCCCCAACCAAGGACTGGACCTTTCCCAACCTGAAAGGCTCTGCAGGAGTCAGTGATGTTTACCTGGATGTGGTGGGAGACCCGGGCAGCCAGAGGACCCCCTCCAGAAGG aGTTTGAAACAGTGTGTCCCCCAGGGCCCCCTGGCTGCTGACCCATGCAGCCTCCCCCTGCCACCCCAGACGGGGCTCAGCACACTGGGTAAGGAGAGGATGCCCAGTGCCCCAGAGGTGGGAAAGGACAGAGGGCTGGAGCTGGTGAAGGAGAGACCAGAAGATATCATGTCCCCGAGAGAGACGCCCGAATCCCTCAGTGACTCCCTCTACGACAGCCTGTCCTCCTGTGGCAGCCAGGGCTGA